In the genome of Variovorax sp. PAMC26660, the window GACCTGACACGCACGACCTACGACCAGTGGGCCGGCACGATCCGCAAGCTGGGCCTCACCAAGCAGTGAGGGCCGGGGGTCAGCCCAGAAACGCCAGCAGCCGCGCGTTGACCTGCGCGGCGCGCTCGTACTGCACCCAGTGCCCGGCGCCGTCGATCACCGTGCCTTCGCGGTCCGGCCCTTCTGCCACCAGTTGCGCCACCAGCGGTCGCGGGTCGGCAGTGACGTCGTATTCGCCCCAGAGCAGCAGCGTCGGCACGCCCAGCGCGTCGAGCGCGGTCTGCAGGCCGCCCGCGAGCGACACCTCCTTGCTGCGAAAGCGCGTGCCATGGCAGGAGATGTCGTGGATCTCGAAGGCCAGCGGGTCGATGGCCGCCTTGTCGTGCAGCATCAGCGCCCCCAGGTTGTGCAGCAGCGCGGCGCGTTCCGCCTCGCGGTCGGGTGCGGCGCGCCAGTTGATCATTTGCACCGTCATGCGACGCAGCGTGCCGTGGCCGCCGCTGCCCATGAGCGCCAGGCGCCGGATTGCGCCGCGCTGCACCGCGAAGCGGGCGGCGGTCAGGCCGCCGAAGGAAAAGCCGCCCAGGTCGATGGGCGTGCCCGCGCCGATCAGCGCGTCGAGCGTCCCGCCGAGCGCCTTCAGCAGCGGCGGGAGCGAATCTTCGCCGGGTGCCACGCGGGGCAGCGCATCCGAATCGTGAAAGCCCGGCATGTCGGGCAGCCAGAGCGTGCGGCCGGCCGACAGCGCCTCGGCGTTGCGCAGCCAGTGCATCCAGCTGCCGTGGCCGCCGTGCAGCAACACCAGCGGCGGCTTCGAGGTGTCGGTGCCGAAGCGGCGCCAGCGCACGCGCACGCCTTCGTGCACCGGGTCGTGGTGCGTGGAAAGCGCATCGATGCGCGCGATCTCGGTGCGGGCCTGTTCCATGGTGCCGGCGCTCATGGCAGCATCCGCTGGAGTTCGGCTTCGCCGTCGAGAAACTGGTGCTTGAGAGCGCCCAGCACATGCAGCCCGAACATCACGTAAAGCACATAGCCGGCCCAGGTGTGCACACCGCCAAGCACGGTGTGCCAGGTTTCCTTGGCGACGGGCTCGACGGCCATGATCCAGCCGATGCGCGGCCACTCGAACAGCCCGAAGAGCTGCATCGGATGCGTGGCCGCGTCCTTCCAGGCCGAGTCGTGCATCCAGCCTGACAGCGGCAGCAAGACCATCAGCAGGTAAAGCACGCCGTGGGCCGCATGCGCGGCGAAGCGTTCGAGCGGCCCGTACGAACCGGGCATCGCCGGTGGCCGGTGCGTGGCACGCCACAGAAGCCGCAGGATCACGAGCCCCAGCACGGTGATGCCGATCGATTTGTGGGTGTCGACGGCGGGGCGCACCCAGTCGTCGGGGTAATGGTCGACCAGCAGGATCAGTGCGATGTTGATGGCCATGAGCACCGCGATCAGCCAATGCAGTGCAATGGCGGTTCGGGTGTAGCGGGTTTGTGCAAGCATGCGGGGAATTTTCGGGCGGAGGCCGACTCAGTCAGTGGCGCTTTCGATTGTCCCGGCTTTGTCCTGGGCCTTTTGAAACCGCTGGCCGATTTTTCGCGTATCACCGTTCGTCGCCCGGGCACATCCTCTTGAACGATTCCCTCCAACGCGCCTTCGTGGCTGCATCACCGCGCCTGTCCACCCCCCGCACCCCGCTGCGAAGCTGGCTGATTCACGGCGGCGTGCTCGTGCTGTGGGCCCTGCTCTTCGCCATGGCCTTTCGCGTCGGCAACGTGCGGGCCTGGTCGGTCGGCGTGGCCTATGTGCTGTACGACACCGTGCTGCTGCTGTTCGTCGGCTGGATGACCTTGCCGATCCTGCGGCCACGGCCCGTGCCTGTTGCGCCGGCCGAAGCGGGCCGCATGCGCCGCAACACGCTGGGTGTGATCGTCGCATCGCACAACGAAGCGGCGGTGCTGCCCGTGACGCTGGCCGCGCTGCTCGGCCAGAGCGACGTGCCCGACCGCATCGTGATTGCGGACGACGGCTCCAGCGACGGCACCGCCGAATTGCTCACCACCCGCTATGGCCTCGTCGAACCGGCTTTTGGCGAACTGAGCGCAGCCAGCACCACGCACCCCGGCCTGACATGGCTGCGGCTGCCGCACGGCGGCAAGGCGGTGGCATTGAACGCGGCCATTCTCTGCATCGACACCGACACGGTGCTCACGGTGGACGGCGACACGCTGCTCGACCACAAGGCCATCGCCGCCGTTCGCCATGCGTTTTCTTCCGAGCCGAACCTGGTGGCGGCCACGGGCGTCATCACGCCGGTGTGCAGCCGCACGCTGGCGGGGCGCTGCTTCCAGTGGTTCCAGACTTACGAATACATCCGCAACTTTCTCTCGCGTTATGCGTGGATGCGCGTCAACGG includes:
- a CDS encoding alpha/beta fold hydrolase, which produces MSAGTMEQARTEIARIDALSTHHDPVHEGVRVRWRRFGTDTSKPPLVLLHGGHGSWMHWLRNAEALSAGRTLWLPDMPGFHDSDALPRVAPGEDSLPPLLKALGGTLDALIGAGTPIDLGGFSFGGLTAARFAVQRGAIRRLALMGSGGHGTLRRMTVQMINWRAAPDREAERAALLHNLGALMLHDKAAIDPLAFEIHDISCHGTRFRSKEVSLAGGLQTALDALGVPTLLLWGEYDVTADPRPLVAQLVAEGPDREGTVIDGAGHWVQYERAAQVNARLLAFLG
- a CDS encoding cytochrome b, producing the protein MLAQTRYTRTAIALHWLIAVLMAINIALILLVDHYPDDWVRPAVDTHKSIGITVLGLVILRLLWRATHRPPAMPGSYGPLERFAAHAAHGVLYLLMVLLPLSGWMHDSAWKDAATHPMQLFGLFEWPRIGWIMAVEPVAKETWHTVLGGVHTWAGYVLYVMFGLHVLGALKHQFLDGEAELQRMLP
- a CDS encoding glycosyltransferase family 2 protein; the protein is MNDSLQRAFVAASPRLSTPRTPLRSWLIHGGVLVLWALLFAMAFRVGNVRAWSVGVAYVLYDTVLLLFVGWMTLPILRPRPVPVAPAEAGRMRRNTLGVIVASHNEAAVLPVTLAALLGQSDVPDRIVIADDGSSDGTAELLTTRYGLVEPAFGELSAASTTHPGLTWLRLPHGGKAVALNAAILCIDTDTVLTVDGDTLLDHKAIAAVRHAFSSEPNLVAATGVITPVCSRTLAGRCFQWFQTYEYIRNFLSRYAWMRVNGLLLISGAFAGFRLDAVRAVGGFDTDCLVEDYELIHRLHRHAQAHGLPWTVRVLGDAQAHTDAPSSTGAFLRQRRRWFGGFLQTQYWYRAMVGDRRYGWLGIAMLPVKAIDTLQPLYGLAAFGLLLMYLVRGNFGVLAPVAGVIGAKIVLDLAFHLWSVFLYRRWIGQHSEANMVQAVLAALIEPFTFQILRHTGAAWGWWTFLTGRGTWGRQTRVGLVDADGVGRRGS